From the genome of Deferribacteraceae bacterium V6Fe1:
ATATGATGAAAATACAAAAAGAACTATTACAATAAAAGGCGCTTCCGGGACACCTAAGACAAGATCAAAAATTGATGCCAAACATCAGCTCAGCTGGGCTGAAAATATTTGGAGTGATACTTTAATGTAAAAAAAGCAGCCTAAATAGGCTGCTTTTTTGCTGGTCTGTAAGCCGGATTCTGTACCTAATTTCTTAGGTGGTGATCATTTATCTGGGACAAGCATTGCTGCTTGCCTCAAGCAGCCTACCCGCAAGCATCGGACGAGCAGCCCTCAAACACTTGCCTATTTGGCCTTGCACCGGGTAGGGTTTACCATGCCCTGACTGTCACCAGACAGGCGGTGAGCTCTTACCTCCCCTTTTCACCCTTACCAAGCACCTAAATTCACAAAACAAAATATCCTAACCATATTCTGTCTTGAATAAATAGGTGCTCGGCGGTATATTTTCTGTGGCACTTTCCACGCCTTTCGACGTATCGGTGTTACCGATTACCCTGCTCTGCGGTGTCCGGACTTTCCTCCCGAAATTATCTCGAGCGATCACCCGACCAGCAACGATTATTATAGTAATTACAAAGAGATTTTAAAGGGCAAAATTCACAATTAGGCTTTTTTTTACAAAAATCCTTACAAAGATTCACAATTAATGCATGATATTCTTTAAAAACATCTACCTTTGGCTCCACACATTTATGAAACATTTCTTGTAAGTTATCATAATCTTCCGAATCATTAATCCCAAGTCTTTTAAATAATCTTTTGGTATATGCGTCGATAACAAATATTGGCAAACCTAAAGCATACAAAATTATTGAATCGGCAGTTTCCTTGCCTACGCCATTCACTGTCAGCAGACTTTTCCTGATATCGTAGACATCTATATTTTTTATATTATCAAAATCACCGCCACAAAAACGCTCAAAAAAATTAAGCACATTTTTTAATCTCTTAGCTTTCAAATTATAAAATCCAGAAGATTTAATCAAAGATTTCAATAATTCATCATCGGCATTGATTAATTTTTCAAAATCAAGCATACTATTGACTTTAAGATTTTTGATACTTTTCTCGACATTTGACCAGCTGGTATTTTGTGTCAAAACAGCCCCCACGATTATCTCCAATATCGATTCGGCAGGCCACCAACCGGTTTTTCCATAATACCCTTCAAGTAATAAATATACTTGATTTATTCTCTGGCATCACCCCATTTTTACATAAGAAATGTTATTTGACAGGTATTTATAATTGATAATGCCTCCAAGATGTTGTATTATGATTTTAACGAAAAAAGCAACAATAACAACAAAATGGAGGCAGTTTATGATAGGTGAAATTACTAAAAATGTGAAGGGAAAAATGTTAAACACTACAAGAAACCTTCATGATTATCTCACAAAGCCGCAACAAAAGTATATTCTTGAGATTATTTCAGGTTGTTTTGCTACTCGCAGTTTAAATCTTACTGCCATATCTGGTTATTTAAATGAGAAGTGTGGAATTAAACACACATTAAAGCGGTTGCAAAGAAATACATTTAATTATTCACATCTACTTGCTATTTCAAATGCATATAATATTGATTACGCACTTAAAGAAACAGAATCAGATTCCAGGTTAATAATATCAATTGATGGTGGAGATTTGGTTCACAATTATGGTAGAAACTTTGAGCTTATTGGTAAAGTCCACGATGGTAGTAGTGGTCGTATTGCTAATGGCTTCCATTTAAATCATGCAGTGTGTTATAGCCCCAGTAGCAAACGTTTATTTTCATTATATTTAGATGCTTATAGTTCTAAATCTCAAGACTTTAAAAGTGAGAATACAGAGACCTTAAATATGCTGGATAAATTAAAAGATAAGTTTCGAAATAAGGGTTTATTTGTATTTGATAGGGGTTATGACAGGGGAGTAATTTTAAGATATCTTCTTCGAGAAGATTTAAATTTTGTTATTAGGAGCACAGGTAAGAGGCATTTAGAATATAAGGGCGAGAAGATGTCAGTATATAAAATTTGCAATGGTATAATAAACAGGCGTTACAAGAAGGGTGGTATTTCTTATGGTTATGCAAAATGTTACTACAACAATCGAGCAGTTACAGTTATTAGTGTGAGCTTTCATGGTAATAAGAATAAACTTTATTTTTTATGTGAAGGCCACATAAGTAGCAGTAAGGAGGCTTACTTTAGGATTAAATCTTATTTTAAGAGATGGAAAATAGAAGAAAGCTATAGATTTATGAAACAGCAATTTGGGCTGGAAAAGTGTCTTGTGAGGAAGTTTGAATCTTTAAAGACTATATTATCGTTAGTATCCTTTTGTTGGAATGTATTAAGCCAAATAGAGAAAGATACAATTGTTTCAAAACTTTTAGAGAATATGGCAAAAAGGGAGAAATTTAATAGTAAGGGTAAGGTTGTATGTAAATTTATTTATTATCGAATTTCAGATGGGTTAATGAACTTGTTATTATCATCTAAAGAACGACTTTTTAGGTTTAGGGAAAAGATTTATGAATCAGATAAAGTGTGTTATTTTAAATTGGATTATTATTTTAAGATTAAGGAAAAAAGACATCGGATTAATGAGTTAGGAAAAATGAAAAGAAAGAAAAGTTTACTTGTAGCTTAAAGGTGCAAAAAATGGGGTGATGGCAGGATTTATTCTTTCTTGCATTTGTCAAACCTTTTTGAAATAATATAGTTATGTTTGACTTATCACAACTAAACAATGAAATCAACATGATGAAATCTGAAACACTTTCCAGATATGGAAAAAAGGTAGATATAATCTGCACATTAATAGAAAAAGAAAAACGTTTCTTATATCGAAATGAAAAAATACTTTTTAAGATTGAAAAAAAAATACCAACATTGAGACGGATAAAGAAAAAAATATACAATAGAGTTTTGGAAAATGTACAAAATAAAACAGCTAAATCTAAAATTAAGATTGAGAAAATGTTAAAATTAAAAGAAAAATATATTAATGAATATAAAGCTCAAAGAGAAGCCTTAGGAATATTAGATCACACTTTTATAGATGAATTTTATGATTAATTAAGCAGTACCTTTCTTTTATTTTTCTAACTAATTCCATTATATAGCTAAAGTTTGTTATTTAATTTCCGATTGAAATTAAGAGGTCAATATGAACAATATACTTTTTCCTACTATTGCAGTCATAGGAAATACTGGCAATAATAACTATTTAAAAAGTGAAGTGAGAAAAAAATTCCGCTTTAACGGGAAAGTTATTCATATTAGACCGGGCAGAATAGAAGAAAATGGAAAAACTACAATGGTAATAACAACCGAATTAGCTTTAAAAGAGCTCGAGTCATTAAAAGGGAAAGAAGTTATTATTATTGCAGAATAAGTCGTTAAAAAAGAAGCCGGCATCCAGCCGGCAATGGACGATCCTTCTAACAGCGTGGTTGTTCCACTACTGCCGATTACATTATAGCACAATTTATGCCATTATATGTTTAGCTTTATTATAAATGCTCCTAAAAAAATAATTATAGCACCAACAACCCTTCTAAAATATAATTTTTCTTTTAAAAAATAAATTCCAAGCAATACTCCAAAAACAGCGTTTATTTGTCGCAAAGATGTCGCATAAGAAACATTCATATATATAAGTCCCAGTCTATAACTCAAGAATGACATAAATATTATTACCCCACCAATTAAAACATACATTTTATTTTTACTAAACTCAACTAAATGATTCTTATATCTTAATTTTGCCTGAATAGTCAAAAATAGTGTCATAAAAATTACCAGTGAGTAAACATATAGCATAAAACTTCTATCAGACACCCCAAACTTATCAACAATAGCTCCAAAAGAATAAAACATAGCAGATAAAACGGCAAAAGTTATCCCTTTAGTATCAAGACTGATTTTTGTTTTGGTAGAATGTATTATCATTACACCAATAAGTATTATTAATATTCCAAATAACCCAAAAGAGGTAACTTTTTCACCAATAAACAGTCTGGCCCATATAACAACCAGCAGCGGTGATGCAGTTGTAATAGGGTATGCAAGTGAAGCATCAGTTAGATTATAACTACTTGATAAACAAAGATGATATAGTGTAAAACATACAGCTGCCATCAACCCGAAAGATATTGTTTTCAAGTCTAAAAACAAACTGTCTCTAAAAAAAAATCCAACAACAATTGTAAAAACAAAAAGATTAACCAAATGCATCTGGTAATTAAATATGTATTTATTATTAGATTTTTTTAATAACATATTCCAACATGAATGAGTAAAGGCACTAAAAACAACTAATATAAATCCTACCATAGTTATTTTTAATAATTCTGATTTAATTATAAATCAAGCATTATATTCAAAAAACGTTTATTTATCATACCATCGTTATAAAGCTAACCGCACACTCGATAAAATTTACAAATACCCTTTATTTACTAATCAAATTAAGCCTATAATACATAAAGAATTCTGTTATTTTGTATACAATATACAATAAAATCGTTGACAATAGAAAATTATAATGCTAAAAAATAAACAACGGTTTAAAAAACAAGAACACTAATTCCAAGGAGGTTTATATGTCATTAAAGGAAGTATTAGCCAAGAAGATTGAAGCGCACAGACCCAGAACTGCCAGACTTGTTAAAGAGTATGGTGATGTTAAGGTTGGAGAGGTTACAATTTCGCAAGTTATTGGTGGGATGAGAGGAATAAAATCATTAGTTACAGATATTTCTTACCTTGATCCTATGGAAGGTATTCGCTTTAGAGGGATGACAATTCCTGAGACTTTTGCAGCTTTGCCAAAAGTACCAGGCTCAGAATACCCATATGTTGAAGGTTTCTGGTGGTTACTTCTTACCGGCGATGTTCCTACTATGGAGCAAACTCTCGAAGTTGTAGCTGATTGGAAAAAACGTTCACAAGTTCCTGAGTATGTTTGGGATATTTTAAGAACTATGCCAAGAGACACTCACCCTATGACTATGTTCTCAGCGGCAATTCTTGCTATGCAGAGAGAGTCTATTTTCGCTAAAAATTATGCAGCCGGTAAGTTTAATAAAATGACTTGCTGGGAAGATATGTATGAAGATTGTAATAATCTTCTTGCAAAATTACCAACAATTGCTGCTTATATCTACAGAATGAAGTATAAAGGGGATACTCCTATTGCTCCAAATCCTGAGCTTGACTGGGGTGGAAACTTTGCTCACATGATGGGCATAGATAAACCTTATGACGATGTTGCAAGAATGTATTTCATTCTTCACTCCGACCACGAATCAGGAAACGTATCAGCGCACACTACTCACCTTGTTGCTTCAGCTCTTTCTGACGCATACTACTCACTTTCAGCTGGTATCAACGGTCTTGCAGGTCCTTTACACGGTCTTGCTAACCAAGAAGTTCTTGCTTGGACACAAAACTTTATGCAAAAACTTGGCGGTAAGCTTCCTACAAAAGAGGAGTTGGAGAAAGCTCTTTGGGATACACTTAACTCAGGTCAGGTTATCCCTGGATATGGTCACGCTGTTCTTAGAAAGACTGACCCAAGATATACTTCACAAAGAGAATTCTGTCTCAAGACTCCTGGACTTAAGGACTATCCATTGTTCCAGCTTGTCAGCATGATTTACGAAGTAGCTCCAAAAGTACTTATGGAGCATGGTAAAGCTAAAAACCCATGGCCAAACGTTGACGCTCAGTCTGGTGTTATTCAGTGGTACTACGGTGTTACTGAATATGATTTCTATACTGTATTGTTTGGTGTTGGTCGTGCTCTCGGTGTTCTTGCTAATATCACTTGGGACAGGGCTCTTGGTTATGCTATTGAAAGACCAAAATCTGTTACCACTGATATGCTTGAAGAAATCGCAGGAATTAAAAAGTAATATATCTAAGGCCCCGAAAGGGGCCTTTTTTATTTATAAGGATTTCTACCCTTATCAAAGGCAAGTACTAATAAGACATATGACCATTGGATTTTAATTTTTTACTGATGCTATATGAACATTCCATCTTTTGCAATAATTGTGTTTGGGCAGATTTTTAGTGCCAATAAATGCATCCTTTCAAGCTCTTTATCTGAATATTCAGGGTTATGATGAAATAATACCAAACTCTTCACGTTTGCTTTCTTGGCTATTTCGCAACCCTTTACATAAGTAGAATGCCCCCACCCTTTTTTAGATACACCATCATTCAAGCCATCATAATCATCAGGGAAATATGTGGTATCAAATATTAAATAATCAACTCCTTGTGCAAACTCTATCAAATCATTATCGGATTGCTCTGAATGTTCGTAATCTGTTGCATAAACATACTTCTTACCATTTAAAAAAATCTTATAAATCAAAGCACCGTTAGGGTGATTTCCATCTATATATTCTATCTCAATACCATCAAAGGAAAATTTTTTCTGACTTGAAATCACTTGAAGGCTCAATTTTGCATTAAATACTTCTATCCCAACAGGGAAAAATGGTTTTTTATAAATATGTGACAAAAACTCATCAATCCCTTTAAAGCCATACTTTTCACTAATATAAAAATTAATTCTAACATTCTTATAAAATAAGGGTTTAAACCCTAATATCCCTATTAAATGATCCCAGTGTAAATGTGAAAAAAAAATATTAAACTCAGTAATTTCATCTAAGTCCTTCTTGTCTATGCTCTGAACGCCAGTCCCCATATCAAATAAAATGGCTGTACCTTTCACTGTAGCAATAAGGGATGATGTGTAAGACCCATATTTATTAAATCCTATACCATACACACTGTTAGTACCGCGGCAACCTAAGATTTTTAGCACTTAAACCTCTTATATAGTTTAACGGAGTTGCCTTTGTCATTATATTCTATTTCATCAAAATACATCTTAGCTATCATTATTCCTCTGCCATGTAACTTTAATAAATCATCTTCATTTTTTTCACTGGCTTTCTTAACCTCAAAACCTTTACCCATATCCGTAACTTTTGCTTCAAAATATTCATTATTGTAAAAGATATTGACAGTAACGTATCTTTTAGAAAAGTCTTCCCTTTGAAGCCTTTCATTCAGCATATCCGTATAGGTTCCTTTTTCCGTACTTTCAAATTTTTCATCTCCGGTTATTTCAAGGTTACCATGCTCAATCCCGTTGGTAATAATTTCAGATAACCCGATTCTAAGTTTCTGAATATCTGATATACCACAAAAACAACTCAACTCTTTTGTAATATTGTAGACTATTTTATCAACTTCAAAAATATTGTTACGTATAATAAATTCTTTATGAATAAAATTTGGATAAAACCCATCTGAAAAAAAACCGATCTTACCACCATGATAAATAGTGTCTATCAACATTCTAAATTGAATAATATCAAATGATTCACTTAATTCGTATACACATTTTTTCGAGTCCTTCTGCCCGATAATAACGACAGGCAAATCACCGCAATCAAATTTTTTTTCAGAATCCACGACATCGGTAATGTAAAAAATAAAGCCGTAGTCGATTTCACAGGGATTATCTACAAAATTAACACACTCAATCTCTTCAAGCTCACTATAATGTTGAACTTTTTGAAGTATGTTGTAATTTTCAATAAAACATGCTATTTTTTTCATACGTTAATTATAACATAAATTTTAACAAAATAAACTTTTTTTTGAATTTTATATTAAAGGATTAAGGAGGGCTTATGTTACCAAAAGAAATTTTCAGACAATATGACATAAGAGGTGTTGTTCCAAAAACTTTTAACCAAGAAATAGCGTGTAATATCGCAAATGCTTTTGGATATCAAGTAAAAAAGAAGCTTAAAAAAGATAATCCAGTAGTTGCAGTCGGCAGAGATGTAAGGCTCTCATCAGACGATATTTTTAAGGGTGTTTTAAAAGGGCTCAACGATGCAGGGTGTAATGCTATAGAGCTTGGGCACTGCCCTACCCCTGTAACATATTTTAGCGCTTTTCATCTTAACACTGATGCTTTTTTAATGATTACAGGGAGTCACAATCCGTCTGACTATAACGGAATGAAGCTTGGTATAGGAAAATCTACATATCACTCAGAGCTTATCACATCTTTATATGAAGACTTCTCAACATATGGATACAGAGTTGAAAAAAATAAAGGGAACTATACAACTTATGACATAAAAAAAGAATATATAAAATGGACTCTTGAACATTTTGCAAGCTTGAAAGAAAAGCTTGGCAAGCTCAATAAAAATTTGACTGTTGTAATAGATGCAGGAAATGGAGTGGCATCGGACGTGGCGCCTGAAATCTTCAAAAGCTTAGGTGTTAATGTAATTGAATTGTTTTGTGAATATGACGGCAACTTTCCAAATCACCACCCGGACCCAACGGTTGAGGAAAATTTAACAGACGCTAAAAATAAAGTGAAGGAAACAGGTGCTGACTTTGCCGTAGCTTATGATGGAGATGCTGACAGAATTGGGATTGTAGACAATGAACAAAATGTGATATGGGGGGATATGTTAATACTTATCCTTGCAAAAGCAATAGCAAAAACTGTAGCAAGACCCACAATTATCGCAGATGTAAAGGCTTCTCAGGTATTATTTGATGAACTAAAAAAAGACGGTATAAACGCAATTATGTGGAAGACCGGACATTCCCTGATTAAATCAAAATTAAAAGAAACAAACGCTGAGTTGGCTGGTGAAATGAGCGGCCACATATTTTTCGCAGACAGATATTTTGGATACGATGACGCCATATACTCATCGGTGAGATTTTTAGAATCTTATGTAGATGAGCTCTTGTCCGGTAACATTACAAAAGTTTCAGACC
Proteins encoded in this window:
- a CDS encoding transposase; protein product: MIGEITKNVKGKMLNTTRNLHDYLTKPQQKYILEIISGCFATRSLNLTAISGYLNEKCGIKHTLKRLQRNTFNYSHLLAISNAYNIDYALKETESDSRLIISIDGGDLVHNYGRNFELIGKVHDGSSGRIANGFHLNHAVCYSPSSKRLFSLYLDAYSSKSQDFKSENTETLNMLDKLKDKFRNKGLFVFDRGYDRGVILRYLLREDLNFVIRSTGKRHLEYKGEKMSVYKICNGIINRRYKKGGISYGYAKCYYNNRAVTVISVSFHGNKNKLYFLCEGHISSSKEAYFRIKSYFKRWKIEESYRFMKQQFGLEKCLVRKFESLKTILSLVSFCWNVLSQIEKDTIVSKLLENMAKREKFNSKGKVVCKFIYYRISDGLMNLLLSSKERLFRFREKIYESDKVCYFKLDYYFKIKEKRHRINELGKMKRKKSLLVA
- a CDS encoding EamA family transporter, coding for MVGFILVVFSAFTHSCWNMLLKKSNNKYIFNYQMHLVNLFVFTIVVGFFFRDSLFLDLKTISFGLMAAVCFTLYHLCLSSSYNLTDASLAYPITTASPLLVVIWARLFIGEKVTSFGLFGILIILIGVMIIHSTKTKISLDTKGITFAVLSAMFYSFGAIVDKFGVSDRSFMLYVYSLVIFMTLFLTIQAKLRYKNHLVEFSKNKMYVLIGGVIIFMSFLSYRLGLIYMNVSYATSLRQINAVFGVLLGIYFLKEKLYFRRVVGAIIIFLGAFIIKLNI
- a CDS encoding citrate (Si)-synthase → MSLKEVLAKKIEAHRPRTARLVKEYGDVKVGEVTISQVIGGMRGIKSLVTDISYLDPMEGIRFRGMTIPETFAALPKVPGSEYPYVEGFWWLLLTGDVPTMEQTLEVVADWKKRSQVPEYVWDILRTMPRDTHPMTMFSAAILAMQRESIFAKNYAAGKFNKMTCWEDMYEDCNNLLAKLPTIAAYIYRMKYKGDTPIAPNPELDWGGNFAHMMGIDKPYDDVARMYFILHSDHESGNVSAHTTHLVASALSDAYYSLSAGINGLAGPLHGLANQEVLAWTQNFMQKLGGKLPTKEELEKALWDTLNSGQVIPGYGHAVLRKTDPRYTSQREFCLKTPGLKDYPLFQLVSMIYEVAPKVLMEHGKAKNPWPNVDAQSGVIQWYYGVTEYDFYTVLFGVGRALGVLANITWDRALGYAIERPKSVTTDMLEEIAGIKK
- a CDS encoding MBL fold metallo-hydrolase, whose product is MLKILGCRGTNSVYGIGFNKYGSYTSSLIATVKGTAILFDMGTGVQSIDKKDLDEITEFNIFFSHLHWDHLIGILGFKPLFYKNVRINFYISEKYGFKGIDEFLSHIYKKPFFPVGIEVFNAKLSLQVISSQKKFSFDGIEIEYIDGNHPNGALIYKIFLNGKKYVYATDYEHSEQSDNDLIEFAQGVDYLIFDTTYFPDDYDGLNDGVSKKGWGHSTYVKGCEIAKKANVKSLVLFHHNPEYSDKELERMHLLALKICPNTIIAKDGMFI
- a CDS encoding ATP-binding protein; this encodes MKKIACFIENYNILQKVQHYSELEEIECVNFVDNPCEIDYGFIFYITDVVDSEKKFDCGDLPVVIIGQKDSKKCVYELSESFDIIQFRMLIDTIYHGGKIGFFSDGFYPNFIHKEFIIRNNIFEVDKIVYNITKELSCFCGISDIQKLRIGLSEIITNGIEHGNLEITGDEKFESTEKGTYTDMLNERLQREDFSKRYVTVNIFYNNEYFEAKVTDMGKGFEVKKASEKNEDDLLKLHGRGIMIAKMYFDEIEYNDKGNSVKLYKRFKC
- a CDS encoding phosphomannomutase/phosphoglucomutase, which gives rise to MLPKEIFRQYDIRGVVPKTFNQEIACNIANAFGYQVKKKLKKDNPVVAVGRDVRLSSDDIFKGVLKGLNDAGCNAIELGHCPTPVTYFSAFHLNTDAFLMITGSHNPSDYNGMKLGIGKSTYHSELITSLYEDFSTYGYRVEKNKGNYTTYDIKKEYIKWTLEHFASLKEKLGKLNKNLTVVIDAGNGVASDVAPEIFKSLGVNVIELFCEYDGNFPNHHPDPTVEENLTDAKNKVKETGADFAVAYDGDADRIGIVDNEQNVIWGDMLILILAKAIAKTVARPTIIADVKASQVLFDELKKDGINAIMWKTGHSLIKSKLKETNAELAGEMSGHIFFADRYFGYDDAIYSSVRFLESYVDELLSGNITKVSDLLKNVPKVYNTPEIRFECDESRKFEIVENLAKKFEEYKKSNNFGVKDIITIDGIRVIFKNGWGLLRASNTQPVLVMRFEATDLNSMNEYKELFEKELNSL